One genomic window of Tenacibaculum tangerinum includes the following:
- a CDS encoding IS1/IS1595 family N-terminal zinc-binding domain-containing protein, with product MKYIKCISFDVIRKGRQNSKPRFYCKDCKKYFQLEYIYQA from the coding sequence ATGAAATATATTAAGTGTATTTCTTTTGATGTTATTAGAAAAGGGAGACAAAATAGTAAGCCGCGATTTTACTGTAAAGATTGCAAGAAATATTTTCAGCTAGAATATATTTATCAAGCCTAA
- the tnpA gene encoding IS200/IS605 family transposase gives MSEQMVNGHAVSRLTVHIVWSTKYRYSVLRGDIQKDCRKILIQICDLEGINILKGVVSKDPVHIHIEYRPSQNISTIVKKLKGHSSRKLQEKFPELRNRYWGRHFWAIVFRCWSIGNITDKMVNEYLEHHRKSTNDNDNFILE, from the coding sequence ATGTCAGAACAAATGGTAAATGGACACGCGGTTTCTCGTTTAACCGTTCACATAGTTTGGAGCACGAAATACCGTTATTCAGTTTTACGAGGAGATATTCAGAAGGATTGTCGAAAAATTTTGATACAGATTTGCGATTTAGAAGGAATTAATATATTGAAAGGTGTTGTTAGCAAAGACCCTGTTCATATACACATAGAGTATCGCCCTTCCCAAAACATCAGCACTATAGTAAAAAAGTTAAAGGGGCATAGTTCACGAAAGCTTCAGGAAAAATTTCCAGAATTAAGGAATCGTTATTGGGGCAGGCATTTTTGGGCAATAGTTTTTAGATGTTGGAGTATAGGTAATATCACCGATAAAATGGTAAATGAATATTTGGAGCATCATCGAAAATCTACAAATGATAATGACAATTTCATATTAGAGTGA